From a single Streptomyces liliifuscus genomic region:
- a CDS encoding DUF1304 domain-containing protein: MQTLANVLVGLVAALHAYILVLEMFLWEKKPGRGLHGFDPEMARATAALAANQGLYNGFLAAGLVWGLIADDPTGFRVQVFFLACVIVAGVYGTVTANRRILFAQALPGALALAAVLAAR; encoded by the coding sequence ATGCAGACACTCGCCAACGTGCTGGTCGGCCTCGTCGCCGCCCTGCACGCCTACATCCTGGTTCTGGAGATGTTCCTGTGGGAGAAGAAGCCGGGGCGCGGGCTGCACGGGTTCGACCCCGAGATGGCGCGGGCCACCGCCGCGCTCGCCGCCAACCAGGGGCTCTACAACGGCTTTCTCGCGGCCGGACTCGTCTGGGGACTGATCGCCGACGACCCCACGGGCTTTCGCGTACAGGTCTTCTTCCTGGCGTGCGTGATCGTCGCGGGTGTGTACGGCACGGTCACCGCGAACCGTCGCATCCTCTTCGCGCAGGCCCTGCCCGGCGCGCTCGCCCTGGCCGCCGTCCTCGCCGCCCGGTGA
- a CDS encoding fatty acyl-AMP ligase encodes MTSVRPAAASASLTDHLRHWARHRPQQRAFSHVDFPDSAPTGVHRALGWRALDARARAVADRLAQVASPGERAALVLPQGLDYAAGFLGCLYARVIAVPLFGPQLPGHEGRLAAVLADCEPACLLSDSATARAMGEFIRERGLPEVPVVPVDQLPVQRGGFIDSGEPSGAPEPDDIAYLQYTSGSTRSPAGVMISHANVVANARQAIDAFIADPDAATTVGWLPLFHDMGLVLSIAAPVVGGFPSVLMDPSAFLQDPARWLRLLGSYEGTVSAAPNFAYDYCVARTDPALVDELRLDRVRVLINGSEPVRAGTVDRFHTTFAPAGLDPAAHCPAYGLAEATVFVTASSRDEPSSAVACDAGALTEGRIEETSDETAAVLVPCGAPVGQELRIVGRDGAVLPQGRVGEIQLRGPNIGRGYWKRAGLTAETFGFGAAGDWLRTGDLGALHDGRLLVTGRLKDVLIVDGRNHYPQDIEETVQTAVALIRRDHLAAFGVTRADDVGEDVVVVAEHRRDTDPTPKATRNAERVVRAAISARHGLRLGSLRLVPPGSVPRTSSGKVSRAAARARFLDGGFGPR; translated from the coding sequence ATGACCTCCGTCCGGCCCGCCGCCGCATCCGCCTCGCTCACGGACCACCTGAGGCACTGGGCCAGACACCGGCCGCAACAACGCGCCTTCAGCCACGTCGACTTCCCCGACAGCGCCCCCACCGGAGTGCACCGGGCCCTCGGATGGCGCGCCCTCGACGCCAGGGCCAGAGCCGTCGCCGACCGACTCGCCCAGGTCGCCTCACCCGGCGAACGCGCCGCCCTCGTGCTGCCCCAGGGGCTCGACTACGCGGCCGGCTTCCTCGGCTGCCTGTACGCCCGCGTCATCGCCGTACCTCTCTTCGGCCCCCAACTCCCCGGCCACGAAGGGCGACTGGCGGCCGTCCTGGCCGACTGCGAACCGGCATGTCTGCTCAGCGACTCCGCAACGGCCCGTGCGATGGGCGAGTTCATCCGCGAGCGGGGCCTGCCGGAGGTCCCCGTCGTGCCCGTCGACCAACTCCCCGTCCAGCGCGGTGGATTCATCGATTCGGGCGAACCGTCGGGAGCCCCCGAGCCGGACGACATCGCATACCTCCAGTACACCTCCGGATCCACCCGCAGCCCGGCCGGCGTGATGATCAGTCACGCCAACGTCGTCGCCAACGCGCGTCAGGCCATCGACGCGTTCATCGCCGACCCGGACGCCGCCACCACGGTCGGCTGGCTGCCCCTCTTCCACGACATGGGCCTAGTCCTCAGCATCGCCGCGCCCGTCGTGGGAGGCTTCCCGTCCGTCCTCATGGACCCCTCCGCCTTCCTCCAGGACCCCGCCCGCTGGCTGCGCCTCCTCGGCTCGTACGAAGGCACCGTCAGCGCCGCCCCGAACTTCGCGTACGACTACTGCGTGGCCCGCACCGACCCCGCGCTCGTCGACGAACTCCGCCTGGACCGCGTACGGGTGCTCATCAACGGCAGCGAACCGGTGCGTGCCGGGACGGTGGACCGCTTCCACACCACATTCGCGCCCGCGGGGCTCGACCCGGCCGCGCACTGTCCGGCCTACGGCCTGGCGGAGGCCACCGTGTTCGTGACCGCGAGCTCCCGGGACGAACCGTCCTCGGCCGTCGCCTGCGACGCCGGCGCACTCACGGAGGGCCGGATCGAGGAGACGTCGGACGAGACGGCGGCCGTGCTCGTCCCGTGCGGGGCGCCCGTCGGGCAGGAGCTGCGGATCGTCGGCCGGGACGGTGCCGTGCTGCCGCAAGGGCGGGTCGGCGAGATCCAGTTGCGCGGCCCCAACATCGGCCGCGGCTACTGGAAGCGCGCCGGACTCACGGCCGAGACCTTCGGCTTCGGCGCGGCCGGGGACTGGCTGCGCACCGGCGACCTCGGCGCTCTGCACGACGGGCGGCTGCTCGTCACCGGCCGCCTCAAGGACGTACTCATCGTGGACGGGCGCAACCACTACCCCCAGGACATCGAGGAGACCGTACAGACGGCCGTGGCCCTGATCCGCCGGGACCACCTCGCCGCGTTCGGAGTGACCCGGGCCGACGACGTGGGCGAGGACGTCGTCGTGGTCGCGGAGCACCGGCGCGACACCGATCCGACGCCGAAGGCCACCCGGAACGCCGAACGCGTCGTGCGCGCCGCGATCTCCGCCCGCCACGGCCTGCGCCTCGGCTCACTGCGGCTCGTGCCGCCGGGCTCCGTCCCCCGTACGAGCAGCGGCAAGGTGTCCCGCGCGGCCGCCCGGGCACGCTTCCTCGACGGCGGATTCGGGCCACGATGA
- a CDS encoding GNAT family N-acetyltransferase: protein MSDHHDQVAVRRAHAEDIPALVASSAALFAEDAGTRDATVDINWPLAEGAERFASGIDDPARLSLVADSEGEVIGHLVGTVAEGSAMRPAKIATLHSLYVRPAHRGTLTGARLVEAFLDWARQQGAQVAEVTAYAANADAIRFYERNGFAPHTLTLGQSL, encoded by the coding sequence ATGAGTGACCACCACGACCAGGTAGCCGTCCGCCGGGCCCACGCCGAGGACATCCCCGCGCTCGTCGCCTCCAGCGCGGCCCTGTTCGCCGAGGACGCGGGCACCAGGGACGCGACCGTCGACATCAACTGGCCCCTCGCGGAAGGTGCGGAGAGATTCGCCTCCGGCATCGACGATCCGGCCCGGCTGTCGCTGGTGGCCGACAGCGAAGGGGAGGTCATAGGACACCTGGTGGGCACGGTCGCGGAGGGCTCGGCCATGCGCCCGGCGAAGATCGCCACCCTGCACAGCCTGTACGTGCGCCCGGCCCACCGCGGCACCCTGACGGGAGCGCGGCTCGTGGAGGCCTTCCTCGACTGGGCACGGCAACAGGGCGCCCAGGTCGCGGAGGTGACGGCGTACGCGGCCAACGCGGACGCGATCCGGTTCTACGAGCGCAACGGCTTCGCACCGCACACGCTCACCCTCGGTCAGTCGCTGTGA
- a CDS encoding MFS transporter yields MGRARLFALFSLLTLTGFITTLDNTVINVALPTVQRELGLTVPDLEWVAASYVLSFGALLLPGGRLTDLFGRRPVLAAGILVFTAASAAAALADSGGTLIAARTVQGVGAALVIPASLAVIAVDLPARLRATAVGLWTAALAVALALGPVVGGFVTQRWGWGWVFALNVPFGLIALLLMPAVPGRSAPRRGGLDVPGVLLSVLALYLLTYGLVRGQEHGFGTAPVPLCLGVSAVAVCVFVVVEARTARPLVELRLLRDRFLTGGIVAQVLWGIGVNGVFFFTALYLQRVLGFSPTGAGLAFLPLAGALLLGTPVAERAARALGAHVSIAGGLCMVAVGLLYVSAAGARAGFWDLQPGLLLIGWGSAFTTPLTVRSLDRVPEAGMGMATGLVSAAREVSGVFGVVLVGVVLTRRESSELRSGADPRDAFLEGYDLGLRLAACCVLAGAFVTLVTLRRRGRHRRVVARSRSRIPLVMK; encoded by the coding sequence GTGGGACGTGCACGGCTGTTCGCGCTGTTCTCCCTGCTCACACTGACCGGGTTCATCACGACGCTCGACAACACGGTCATCAATGTGGCCCTGCCGACCGTACAGCGCGAACTGGGCCTGACGGTGCCCGACTTGGAATGGGTGGCAGCCAGCTATGTGCTCAGTTTCGGAGCGCTGCTGCTGCCCGGCGGGCGGCTGACCGACCTGTTCGGGCGCAGACCCGTGCTGGCCGCCGGGATCCTGGTCTTCACGGCGGCGTCGGCGGCGGCCGCCCTCGCGGACAGCGGGGGCACGCTGATCGCGGCCCGTACGGTGCAGGGGGTCGGGGCCGCGCTGGTCATCCCTGCCTCGCTCGCCGTCATCGCGGTCGATCTGCCCGCGCGGCTGCGCGCCACGGCCGTGGGCCTGTGGACGGCGGCGCTGGCCGTGGCGCTGGCGCTGGGGCCCGTGGTGGGCGGCTTCGTCACCCAACGGTGGGGCTGGGGCTGGGTGTTCGCGCTCAACGTGCCGTTCGGGCTGATCGCGCTGCTGCTGATGCCGGCCGTCCCCGGCCGGTCCGCGCCCCGACGCGGCGGTCTCGATGTGCCGGGTGTGCTGCTGTCCGTGCTCGCGCTCTATCTGCTCACGTACGGTCTCGTGCGCGGCCAGGAGCACGGGTTCGGCACCGCGCCCGTGCCGCTGTGCCTGGGCGTTTCGGCGGTCGCCGTCTGTGTGTTCGTCGTCGTGGAGGCCCGGACCGCGCGGCCGCTCGTCGAACTGCGACTGCTGCGCGACCGGTTCCTCACCGGCGGGATCGTCGCGCAGGTGCTGTGGGGCATCGGCGTCAACGGGGTGTTCTTCTTCACGGCCCTCTATCTCCAGCGGGTGCTGGGCTTCTCACCGACGGGGGCGGGGCTCGCGTTTCTGCCGCTGGCGGGCGCGCTGCTGCTGGGGACGCCGGTGGCCGAGCGGGCGGCCCGTGCGCTGGGCGCGCATGTCTCGATCGCGGGCGGCCTCTGCATGGTGGCGGTCGGTCTGCTGTACGTCTCGGCAGCGGGTGCGCGGGCCGGCTTCTGGGACCTGCAGCCGGGGCTGCTGCTGATCGGCTGGGGTTCCGCGTTCACCACTCCCCTGACCGTGCGCAGTCTCGACCGGGTTCCGGAGGCCGGGATGGGGATGGCGACCGGCCTGGTGAGCGCGGCACGCGAGGTCTCCGGTGTGTTCGGGGTGGTCCTGGTGGGCGTGGTCCTCACCCGGCGCGAAAGCTCCGAGCTGCGTTCCGGCGCCGATCCGCGCGACGCGTTCCTGGAGGGCTACGACCTCGGTCTGCGGCTCGCGGCGTGCTGCGTACTCGCGGGTGCGTTCGTGACGCTGGTGACGCTGCGCCGTCGTGGGCGTCATCGGCGCGTGGTGGCGCGGAGCAGGAGCCGGATTCCCCTTGTCATGAAGTGA
- a CDS encoding NAD(P)-dependent alcohol dehydrogenase, whose translation MSTTTRAAVVESGGAPFTLADVELDEPRAHEVLVRIVAAGLCHTDLGVASGGLPFPLPGVLGHEGAGIVEAVGPDVAGVEPGDHVVLSFTSCGSCRNCRDGHPAYCAAWLPLNLLGGRRADGSATISRDGAPLGGHFFGQSSFAERALVDERSLVKVDRDIPLESLAPLGCGVQTGVGAVWNVLEPRTGDTVVVLGAGAVGLSAVMAAALTPATTVIAVDKVVERLELARELGATHTVNANEADIVEAVQLITSGAGADGVVETTGNVIVLRKGVDALAARGTAVIVGAPPFGSEVALDVNGMLGGKRLVGLTLGDQETQTAIPALVRLVREGRLPLDRLISTYAFKDIGQAVQDMAAGKTIKPVLTFA comes from the coding sequence ATGTCCACCACCACTCGCGCAGCCGTGGTCGAGTCCGGGGGAGCGCCCTTCACCCTCGCCGACGTGGAGCTCGACGAGCCCCGCGCCCATGAGGTCCTGGTCCGCATCGTGGCCGCGGGCCTGTGTCACACGGACCTCGGGGTCGCGAGCGGCGGCCTGCCGTTCCCGCTGCCCGGCGTACTGGGCCACGAGGGGGCCGGGATCGTCGAGGCCGTCGGCCCGGACGTCGCGGGCGTCGAGCCCGGCGACCACGTCGTGCTGTCCTTCACCTCCTGCGGTTCCTGCCGCAACTGCCGCGACGGTCACCCGGCGTACTGCGCCGCCTGGCTGCCGCTGAACCTCCTCGGCGGACGCCGCGCCGACGGCTCCGCCACCATCAGCCGTGACGGGGCCCCGCTCGGCGGCCACTTCTTCGGCCAGTCCTCCTTCGCCGAGCGGGCGTTGGTGGACGAGCGCAGCCTCGTCAAGGTCGACAGGGACATCCCGCTGGAGTCCCTCGCGCCGCTGGGCTGCGGTGTACAGACAGGGGTGGGCGCGGTCTGGAACGTCCTTGAGCCCCGTACGGGCGACACGGTCGTGGTCCTGGGCGCCGGTGCGGTCGGTCTGTCGGCGGTGATGGCCGCCGCACTGACGCCCGCGACCACGGTGATCGCCGTCGACAAGGTGGTCGAACGGCTCGAACTGGCAAGGGAGTTGGGCGCCACCCACACCGTGAACGCCAACGAGGCGGACATCGTCGAGGCGGTCCAGCTGATCACGAGCGGGGCGGGGGCCGACGGGGTCGTCGAGACCACCGGCAACGTCATCGTCCTGCGCAAGGGCGTGGACGCGCTCGCCGCGCGCGGTACGGCGGTGATCGTCGGCGCCCCGCCGTTCGGTTCCGAGGTCGCCCTGGACGTCAACGGAATGCTCGGCGGCAAGCGACTGGTGGGCCTGACCCTCGGCGACCAGGAGACCCAGACCGCGATCCCGGCCCTGGTCAGACTGGTCCGCGAGGGCCGACTTCCGCTGGACCGGCTGATCAGCACCTACGCGTTCAAGGACATCGGCCAGGCGGTGCAGGACATGGCCGCGGGCAAGACGATCAAGCCGGTACTCACCTTCGCCTGA
- a CDS encoding NADP-dependent oxidoreductase — MSTENTMRAISQDVLGGPEVLKEVELEIPKPGPSEVLIRVHAAGLNPTDWKHRANGGFLGKPPFVLGWDVSGVVEAIGLGVTLHKPGDEVFGMLPYPYGVGAHAEYVTGPARAFAHKPAEVDHTQAGAIPLAALTAWQALVDTADVRPGQRVLIHAAAGGVGHLAVQIAKERGAHVIGTASSGKHEFLRSLGVDETVDYRETDFAEVVRDVDVVLDTIGGDYRSRSLKTLRPGGLLVSILPSGSPALSEEAQGLGVRAVELLVEADQGGMRSIAELVAAGKLRATVAEVFPLAEAAKAHAVGDTGRTVGKLVLQVR; from the coding sequence ATGAGCACTGAGAACACGATGCGCGCAATCAGTCAGGACGTCCTCGGCGGTCCCGAGGTCCTCAAGGAAGTGGAGCTGGAGATCCCGAAGCCCGGACCGAGCGAGGTGCTGATCCGGGTGCACGCGGCGGGCCTCAACCCGACCGACTGGAAGCACCGGGCGAACGGCGGCTTCCTCGGGAAGCCGCCGTTCGTCCTCGGCTGGGACGTGTCCGGGGTCGTCGAGGCGATCGGCCTCGGCGTCACCCTCCACAAGCCGGGCGACGAGGTCTTCGGCATGCTGCCTTACCCGTACGGCGTAGGGGCGCACGCCGAGTACGTCACCGGTCCCGCACGGGCCTTCGCGCACAAGCCGGCCGAGGTCGACCACACCCAGGCGGGCGCGATTCCGCTGGCCGCGCTGACCGCCTGGCAGGCGCTGGTCGACACGGCGGACGTCCGGCCGGGGCAGCGGGTGCTGATCCATGCGGCGGCCGGCGGAGTGGGACATCTGGCCGTGCAGATCGCCAAGGAGCGCGGGGCCCATGTGATCGGCACGGCCAGCTCGGGCAAGCACGAGTTCCTGCGGAGCCTGGGCGTCGACGAGACGGTCGACTACCGGGAGACCGACTTCGCCGAGGTCGTGCGGGATGTCGACGTCGTACTGGACACGATCGGGGGCGACTATCGGTCGCGGTCCCTCAAGACCCTCCGGCCGGGCGGGCTGCTGGTGTCGATCCTGCCGTCCGGGTCACCGGCGCTTTCCGAGGAGGCGCAGGGGCTCGGTGTGCGGGCGGTGGAGCTGCTCGTGGAGGCCGATCAGGGCGGGATGCGGTCGATTGCCGAGCTGGTCGCTGCGGGGAAGCTGCGTGCCACGGTTGCCGAGGTGTTTCCGTTGGCCGAGGCCGCGAAGGCACATGCGGTGGGCGACACCGGACGGACCGTGGGGAAGCTTGTTCTTCAGGTTCGGTAA
- a CDS encoding aldehyde dehydrogenase family protein → MTTTFESGPGQLFIGGQWREAADGARTDVFDPSTGQVVTTVAEASATDVDTAVRAARKAFGNGPWATMSGRERGRVLHRVAELIRENADEIAALESQDVGKPITLCHAVDVTNAANDYEYYASLAWTLDGATRDTPLNGLAYTKPGPIGVVAAITPFNFPLILAGSKIAPALAAGNTVVHKPAEETPLSALYMAGLLQRAGVPDGVYNVVTGTGPVAGEALLRNPGVDKIAFTGSTAVGRHAASVAGEGLKSVTMELGGNAAHIVFEDADVEKAIGAVIKGFVFNTGQFCMGGPRLLVARPLYNTVVGILADAVPGVPVGDPREPETVVGPMAGEKHLRKVEEYVELARKEGGRIVCGGERLDLNGGFYYKPTVIAGLSNDSRVVQEEIFGPVLTVQPFDSEDEAVELANSTPYGLASGLQTTDLARAHRVADRLQAGIVWVNDWAMLDPAVPFGGVKASGFGREYGPEALASYTKVKSVVISFD, encoded by the coding sequence ATGACGACCACCTTCGAGAGCGGGCCCGGGCAGCTGTTCATCGGTGGACAGTGGCGCGAGGCGGCCGACGGAGCGCGTACGGACGTGTTCGATCCGTCCACCGGCCAGGTGGTCACGACGGTCGCGGAGGCTTCCGCCACCGACGTCGACACGGCCGTACGCGCCGCGCGGAAGGCGTTCGGCAACGGACCGTGGGCCACCATGAGCGGTCGTGAGCGCGGCCGGGTGCTGCACCGCGTCGCCGAGCTGATCCGCGAGAACGCGGACGAGATCGCGGCCCTGGAGAGCCAGGACGTCGGCAAGCCGATCACGCTGTGCCACGCGGTCGACGTGACGAACGCGGCCAACGACTACGAGTACTACGCCTCCCTCGCCTGGACCCTGGACGGCGCGACCCGGGACACCCCGCTCAACGGCCTCGCCTACACCAAGCCCGGCCCGATCGGTGTCGTCGCCGCCATCACGCCCTTCAACTTCCCGCTGATCCTCGCGGGCTCGAAGATCGCCCCGGCACTCGCGGCCGGCAACACGGTCGTGCACAAGCCGGCCGAGGAGACCCCGCTCAGCGCCCTCTACATGGCCGGTCTGCTCCAGAGGGCGGGCGTCCCGGACGGTGTCTACAACGTCGTCACCGGCACGGGACCGGTCGCGGGCGAGGCGCTCCTGCGCAACCCCGGCGTCGACAAGATCGCCTTCACCGGGTCGACCGCGGTGGGCCGGCACGCGGCGAGCGTCGCCGGCGAGGGCCTGAAGTCGGTCACCATGGAGCTCGGCGGCAACGCGGCGCACATCGTCTTCGAGGACGCCGACGTCGAGAAGGCCATCGGCGCGGTCATCAAGGGCTTCGTCTTCAACACCGGCCAGTTCTGCATGGGCGGCCCGCGCCTGCTCGTCGCGCGTCCGCTCTACAACACCGTGGTCGGCATCCTCGCCGACGCCGTCCCCGGCGTACCGGTCGGCGACCCCCGGGAGCCCGAGACCGTCGTCGGGCCGATGGCGGGGGAGAAGCACCTGCGGAAGGTCGAGGAGTACGTCGAACTGGCCCGCAAGGAGGGTGGCCGCATCGTGTGCGGCGGCGAGCGCCTCGACCTGAACGGCGGCTTCTACTACAAGCCCACGGTCATCGCGGGCCTGTCCAACGACTCCCGTGTGGTCCAGGAGGAGATCTTCGGCCCGGTCCTCACCGTGCAGCCCTTCGACTCCGAGGACGAGGCCGTCGAGCTGGCCAACTCCACGCCGTACGGCCTGGCTTCGGGCCTGCAGACCACCGACCTGGCCCGTGCGCACCGCGTCGCCGACCGGCTCCAGGCGGGCATCGTGTGGGTCAACGACTGGGCGATGCTCGACCCCGCGGTGCCCTTCGGAGGGGTCAAGGCCTCCGGCTTCGGACGCGAGTACGGGCCCGAGGCGCTCGCCTCCTACACCAAGGTCAAGTCCGTCGTCATCTCGTTCGACTGA
- a CDS encoding PucR family transcriptional regulator, whose translation MTGFRILEKIEATNATARAEEAHGPFKAFPSGLHDHLRPFFDDITEEVVRAIRTEIPEYARPTDDTYMQVVHQGVEHALQGFLERMAKPDTDWEPVTATYQRIGRGEADEGRSLDAFQSALRLGARVTWRRINALVDADLLPRHVLAAFGEALFLHLDEMAAATTAGYTEARLHAAGELQQRRTRLIDLLIVDPPASVAALTDLAHTAQWPVPRSLAVVVIDHGTQAGAAQPPIVPPEFLARFDVRPAVLVVPDPEGPGRARAVAGALQGLRAVMGPSVALQEGARSLRWAAEALDLARRGVLPDTEMVRCRDHLATLMLFRDEALVEAMADRHLRPLDTIRLPQRERLAETLLSWLECGHNASEVAARLAVHPQTVRYRMRQLDELFGDRLHDPTTQFEMQLALRALKLRRAARAR comes from the coding sequence GTGACCGGATTCCGCATTCTGGAGAAGATCGAGGCAACGAACGCCACAGCGCGGGCCGAGGAGGCCCACGGCCCGTTCAAGGCGTTCCCTTCGGGTCTGCACGACCATCTCAGACCCTTCTTCGACGACATCACCGAAGAGGTCGTACGGGCGATCAGAACCGAGATCCCGGAGTACGCGCGGCCGACGGACGACACGTACATGCAGGTCGTGCACCAGGGTGTGGAGCACGCGCTGCAGGGGTTCCTGGAGCGGATGGCGAAGCCGGACACCGACTGGGAGCCGGTGACGGCGACCTATCAGCGCATCGGCCGGGGCGAGGCGGACGAGGGGCGCAGTCTCGACGCGTTCCAGTCGGCTCTGCGGCTCGGCGCGCGGGTGACATGGCGTCGGATCAACGCGCTGGTCGACGCCGATCTGCTGCCGCGTCATGTGCTGGCCGCGTTCGGTGAGGCGCTGTTCCTGCACCTGGACGAGATGGCGGCCGCGACGACGGCCGGGTACACGGAGGCGCGGCTGCACGCGGCCGGTGAGCTGCAGCAGCGGCGTACGCGGCTGATCGATCTGCTGATCGTGGACCCGCCCGCGTCGGTGGCGGCCCTCACGGATCTCGCGCACACCGCTCAGTGGCCCGTGCCCCGTTCGCTGGCCGTGGTCGTCATCGATCACGGAACGCAGGCCGGGGCGGCCCAACCGCCCATCGTGCCGCCCGAGTTCCTCGCGCGGTTCGATGTGCGCCCGGCCGTACTGGTGGTGCCCGATCCGGAGGGCCCGGGAAGGGCGCGTGCCGTCGCCGGTGCGCTCCAGGGCCTACGGGCCGTCATGGGGCCGAGTGTCGCGCTCCAGGAGGGGGCGAGGTCGCTGCGGTGGGCTGCCGAGGCGCTCGATCTGGCCCGGCGGGGTGTGCTGCCGGACACGGAGATGGTGCGTTGCCGGGACCATCTGGCCACGCTGATGCTGTTCCGCGACGAGGCGCTGGTGGAGGCGATGGCCGACCGGCATCTGCGTCCCCTGGACACCATCCGGCTGCCCCAGCGCGAGCGCCTCGCGGAGACACTCCTCAGTTGGCTGGAGTGCGGCCACAACGCGAGCGAGGTGGCCGCCCGTCTCGCGGTCCATCCGCAGACGGTCCGCTACCGCATGCGTCAGCTCGACGAGTTGTTCGGCGACCGGCTCCACGACCCCACCACCCAGTTCGAGATGCAGCTGGCGCTGCGGGCGCTCAAGCTCCGGAGGGCGGCCCGGGCACGGTGA
- a CDS encoding GlxA family transcriptional regulator → MLQTSCGERPDPTDTSRHGEYEGPVERVVVLALDGVYPFELGIPNRVFGSAEGRYEVLTCTVDGQPVRSSSDFSITVEHGPEVLRTADTVVIPPFALSRISADLPEEVAAALRAIRPDARIVSICTGAFVLAAAGMLAGRRATTHWQLAPLFRKMFPDVDLDADVLFVDEDALLTSAGAASGVDVCLHLVRKDHGSELANRVARSCVVPPWRDGGQAQYIEQPVPDPSTAGTAATRQWALERLGEPLTLSDLAAHARMSLRTFARRFNDEVGMSPGRWLIQQRVVRARQLLEASDLPVDQIAGEVGFATGTSLRQHLHAAIGVSPGAYRRTFQAARQS, encoded by the coding sequence CTGCTTCAGACGTCCTGCGGGGAGCGCCCCGACCCGACCGACACCTCCCGGCACGGGGAGTACGAAGGACCCGTGGAGCGGGTCGTCGTCCTGGCCCTGGACGGGGTCTACCCCTTCGAGCTCGGCATCCCGAACCGGGTCTTCGGCTCGGCCGAGGGGCGGTACGAGGTGCTGACCTGCACGGTCGACGGGCAGCCGGTGCGCAGCAGCTCGGACTTCTCGATCACCGTCGAACACGGCCCGGAGGTGCTGCGGACGGCCGACACCGTCGTCATCCCGCCGTTCGCCCTGTCGCGGATCAGCGCCGATCTCCCCGAGGAGGTGGCCGCGGCGCTGAGGGCGATCAGGCCGGACGCCCGGATCGTATCCATCTGCACGGGGGCCTTCGTCCTGGCGGCGGCGGGGATGCTCGCCGGACGACGGGCGACGACGCACTGGCAGCTGGCCCCGCTGTTCCGGAAGATGTTCCCGGACGTGGACCTGGACGCCGATGTGCTGTTCGTCGACGAGGACGCACTCCTCACCTCGGCGGGAGCCGCGTCAGGCGTGGACGTCTGCCTGCACCTCGTGCGCAAGGACCACGGCAGCGAGCTGGCCAACCGGGTGGCCCGGTCCTGTGTGGTGCCGCCGTGGCGGGACGGCGGTCAGGCCCAGTACATCGAGCAGCCGGTGCCCGACCCCTCGACCGCGGGTACCGCGGCCACCCGGCAGTGGGCCCTGGAACGCCTCGGCGAGCCGCTGACCCTGTCCGATCTGGCCGCCCACGCCCGGATGAGTCTGCGCACGTTCGCCCGCCGGTTCAACGACGAGGTCGGGATGAGCCCCGGCCGCTGGCTCATCCAGCAACGCGTCGTCCGTGCACGGCAGTTGCTCGAAGCCAGCGATCTGCCGGTGGACCAGATCGCGGGCGAGGTCGGCTTCGCGACCGGCACCTCGCTCCGCCAGCATCTGCACGCGGCGATCGGCGTCTCGCCGGGGGCCTACCGGCGTACGTTCCAGGCGGCCCGGCAGAGCTGA
- a CDS encoding TetR/AcrR family transcriptional regulator: protein MTSDARADPKADPRAERTRAKLRRALLDECARRPLAEVSVAALVRAAGVGRATFYLHYADLEALAVDACADVVRDAVDALHAWRGRPDPRSAPDALLTFFAGLPPHAPLYRALLSPGGGGPLGRVLHQDLRARSLAERELVGAPEAPLIASAVAATFAGVLADWLHGLLDATPEEIAHKAWRLLVALHATRWDPDR, encoded by the coding sequence GTGACCTCCGACGCCAGGGCCGACCCCAAGGCCGACCCCAGGGCCGAGCGCACCCGGGCCAAGCTGCGCCGGGCCCTCCTCGACGAGTGCGCCCGGCGGCCGCTCGCGGAGGTCAGTGTCGCCGCACTGGTGCGCGCGGCCGGGGTCGGCCGGGCCACGTTCTATCTGCACTACGCCGACCTGGAGGCGCTGGCGGTCGACGCCTGCGCCGATGTCGTACGGGACGCCGTGGACGCCCTGCACGCCTGGCGGGGCAGGCCGGACCCCAGGTCGGCGCCGGACGCCCTGCTCACGTTCTTCGCGGGCCTGCCCCCTCACGCCCCGCTCTACCGCGCCCTGTTGAGCCCGGGCGGCGGCGGACCGCTGGGCCGCGTGCTCCACCAGGACCTGCGGGCCCGCAGTCTCGCCGAGCGTGAACTCGTCGGCGCGCCGGAGGCCCCGCTCATCGCCTCCGCCGTCGCCGCGACCTTCGCGGGCGTCCTCGCCGACTGGCTGCACGGGCTCCTCGATGCCACCCCCGAGGAGATCGCCCACAAGGCATGGCGCCTGCTCGTGGCCCTGCACGCGACCCGCTGGGACCCCGACCGGTAG